A genome region from Nocardia sp. NBC_00565 includes the following:
- a CDS encoding NCS1 family nucleobase:cation symporter-1 — MTETLTTPAPPVSAPPAYDPRLTNADLAPLRKQTWGSYNIFAFWMSDVHSVGGYVTAGSLFALGLASWQVLAALLIGITIVYFFCNLVAKPSQVTGVPYPVMCRSVFGVLGANIPAIIRGLIAVAWYGIQTFLASAALDVVLVKLFPGLAPYAVVDDYGFLGLSLLGWGSYLLLWVVQACVFWRGMESIRKFIDFCGPAVYVVMFLLCGYLIAKAGWSAIDLKLGAVKYSGWASVPVMLGAIALVVSYFSGPMLNFGDFSRYGKSFAAVRRGNLLGLPVNFLLFSLLVVITASLTVPVYGELITDPVATVARIDSTFAIVLGALTFTVATIGINIVANFISPAFDFSHVSPQKISWRAGGMIAAVGSILITPWNLYNNPEVIHYTLEVLGAFIGPLFGVLIADYYLVRKQRVIVDDLFTMSETGTYWYRNGYNPAAIAATAVGAIIAVIPVLAKDVTGMYTTAQYSWFIGCGLGFLAYYVLATRTRLAVRGVSA, encoded by the coding sequence ATGACCGAAACGCTCACTACACCGGCTCCGCCCGTCAGCGCGCCACCCGCCTATGACCCGCGGCTGACCAACGCGGACTTGGCCCCGCTGCGCAAGCAGACCTGGGGTTCCTACAACATCTTCGCGTTCTGGATGTCGGACGTGCACAGTGTCGGCGGTTATGTCACCGCGGGCAGTCTGTTCGCACTCGGGCTGGCCAGCTGGCAGGTGCTCGCGGCGCTGCTGATCGGGATCACGATCGTCTACTTCTTCTGCAATCTGGTCGCCAAGCCGAGTCAGGTGACCGGTGTGCCGTATCCGGTCATGTGCCGCAGTGTGTTCGGCGTGCTCGGCGCGAATATCCCGGCCATCATCCGCGGTTTGATCGCCGTCGCCTGGTACGGCATTCAGACCTTCCTCGCCTCGGCGGCGCTGGATGTCGTACTGGTGAAACTGTTTCCGGGATTGGCCCCGTACGCGGTCGTCGACGACTATGGGTTCCTCGGTCTTTCGCTGCTCGGGTGGGGTAGCTACCTGCTGCTGTGGGTGGTGCAGGCCTGCGTGTTCTGGCGCGGTATGGAATCGATCCGCAAGTTCATCGACTTCTGCGGTCCCGCTGTGTATGTCGTGATGTTCCTGCTGTGCGGTTACCTGATCGCCAAGGCGGGCTGGAGTGCCATCGACCTGAAGCTGGGTGCGGTGAAGTACTCCGGTTGGGCCTCGGTGCCGGTCATGCTCGGCGCGATCGCGCTGGTGGTCTCCTATTTCTCCGGTCCGATGCTGAACTTCGGCGACTTCTCCCGCTACGGAAAGAGTTTCGCCGCGGTCCGGCGTGGCAACCTGCTCGGGCTGCCGGTCAATTTCCTGCTGTTCTCGTTGCTGGTCGTGATCACCGCATCGCTGACGGTCCCGGTCTACGGTGAGCTGATCACCGATCCCGTGGCGACCGTGGCACGTATCGACAGCACCTTCGCGATCGTGTTGGGCGCGTTGACCTTCACCGTCGCCACCATCGGCATCAATATCGTGGCCAATTTCATCTCCCCGGCGTTCGATTTCTCGCACGTCAGCCCGCAGAAGATCAGCTGGCGCGCGGGCGGCATGATCGCCGCGGTCGGCTCGATCCTGATCACGCCGTGGAATCTGTACAACAATCCCGAGGTCATCCACTACACGCTCGAGGTGCTCGGGGCCTTCATCGGCCCGCTGTTCGGTGTGCTCATCGCGGACTACTACCTGGTGCGCAAGCAGCGGGTCATCGTCGACGATCTGTTCACCATGTCGGAGACCGGAACCTACTGGTACCGCAACGGTTATAACCCGGCTGCGATCGCCGCCACCGCCGTCGGCGCGATCATCGCGGTGATCCCGGTGCTCGCCAAGGATGTCACCGGCATGTACACCACCGCGCAGTACAGCTGGTTCATCGGCTGTGGCCTCGGTTTCCTCGCTTACTACGTGCTGGCCACCCGAACCAGGTTGGCAGTGCGGGGAGTTAGCGCCTGA
- a CDS encoding serine hydrolase domain-containing protein translates to MTLTATQSVDRRYVRLVAEFDRLFRRPADGGGALVVYQHGEPVVDVWAGFAHPGVPWAADTVAMAYSTGKGVVSTLAHRLAERGLFDYDEPVATYWPEFAAAGKERITVREMLTHRAGLHRLRELLPGPVERFFDDAEVTAALAACPPDPRHRHTSGYHGISFGHLVAELIRRVTGADFTEVLRTEIAKPLAAEELWFRVPDSERARIATNFPRLTVAGMSWENGARLMEKTRFAAAVETTPRGFADMVADPRLHDSVIPGVNGVFSARALARMYSALATEGRLGDFQLLRPETVGRIAQRQVFTPDYVLAFRIPWALGYHGVPMKPSKAEPVSAFGHFGLGGSGAFADPATGMSLAFVTNRLGGKLTPLGDARLARLGTIAHNLAKEG, encoded by the coding sequence ATGACACTTACGGCAACGCAGTCGGTGGATCGTCGCTATGTGCGCCTGGTCGCCGAATTCGACAGGCTCTTCCGGCGCCCCGCCGATGGCGGCGGTGCGCTCGTGGTCTACCAGCACGGCGAGCCGGTGGTGGATGTGTGGGCGGGATTCGCGCACCCCGGCGTGCCGTGGGCCGCCGACACCGTGGCGATGGCCTACTCCACTGGCAAGGGCGTGGTCTCGACCCTGGCCCACCGGCTGGCCGAACGCGGACTCTTCGACTACGACGAGCCGGTCGCGACCTACTGGCCCGAATTCGCCGCCGCGGGCAAGGAACGCATCACGGTCCGGGAGATGCTGACGCACCGGGCGGGCCTGCATCGGCTGCGCGAACTGCTGCCCGGCCCGGTGGAACGCTTCTTCGACGATGCCGAAGTCACCGCCGCGCTCGCGGCCTGCCCGCCCGACCCGCGGCACCGGCACACCAGCGGATATCACGGAATCTCCTTCGGGCACTTGGTCGCCGAGCTGATCCGCCGCGTCACCGGCGCGGACTTCACCGAGGTCCTGCGCACGGAGATCGCTAAACCGCTTGCCGCGGAAGAACTCTGGTTCCGGGTGCCGGATAGTGAGCGCGCTCGTATCGCCACCAACTTCCCGCGCCTGACCGTCGCCGGAATGAGTTGGGAGAATGGTGCGCGGCTGATGGAGAAAACCCGGTTCGCGGCCGCTGTCGAAACCACGCCCCGCGGTTTCGCCGATATGGTCGCCGATCCGCGACTGCACGATTCGGTCATACCAGGTGTGAACGGCGTCTTCTCCGCTCGCGCGCTGGCCCGGATGTACAGCGCCCTCGCCACCGAAGGTCGACTCGGGGACTTCCAGCTGCTGCGTCCGGAAACGGTCGGGCGGATCGCCCAGCGCCAGGTCTTCACCCCCGACTACGTTCTGGCTTTCCGTATCCCCTGGGCGCTGGGCTATCACGGCGTCCCGATGAAGCCATCCAAGGCCGAACCTGTCTCCGCCTTCGGCCATTTCGGCCTTGGCGGCTCGGGCGCGTTCGCCGATCCGGCGACCGGGATGTCGCTCGCCTTCGTCACCAATCGACTCGGTGGGAAACTCACGCCGCTGGGCGACGCCCGCTTGGCCCGTCTCGGAACCATCGCCCACAATCTGGCGAAGGAAGGCTGA
- a CDS encoding GntR family transcriptional regulator, producing MPPRRRSALLARLVVDEPGRPQVILGELRRVILDGAVPPCTLIPLREVAELFGVSHIPVREALKTLIGEGLVTHRPHGGYAVAQLTSNELREMYIVRETLETASLVAAARNASDAERAQLLEVNSLLEQAIRDDDPVAYHRQSRHFHVALTKPSRMFRLLHMLESAWNVTEPVQSMVHIGRADRVRLHTDHALMLDAFMARDVDRLLLVAERHHRRLETVIATLPTDTGLLAPEDISAAQ from the coding sequence ATGCCCCCGAGACGACGATCGGCGCTGCTAGCGAGGCTGGTTGTCGACGAACCAGGCCGACCGCAAGTGATCCTCGGTGAACTCCGCCGGGTGATTCTGGACGGGGCCGTACCCCCGTGCACTCTGATTCCGCTGCGCGAGGTGGCCGAATTGTTCGGCGTCAGCCACATCCCGGTGCGCGAGGCGCTCAAGACGCTGATCGGAGAGGGGCTGGTCACGCATCGGCCGCATGGCGGGTACGCGGTGGCCCAGCTGACCTCCAATGAGCTGCGCGAAATGTACATCGTGCGGGAAACCCTCGAAACCGCCTCGTTGGTCGCGGCGGCCCGAAATGCCTCCGATGCCGAGCGCGCCCAGCTACTCGAGGTGAATTCGCTATTGGAACAGGCGATTCGAGACGATGATCCGGTCGCCTACCACCGGCAGTCGCGCCACTTCCACGTGGCGCTGACCAAGCCGTCGCGCATGTTCCGACTGCTGCACATGCTCGAGTCGGCGTGGAATGTCACCGAGCCGGTGCAGTCGATGGTGCATATCGGCCGCGCCGATCGAGTGCGCCTGCATACCGATCACGCGCTGATGCTCGATGCGTTCATGGCGCGGGACGTGGACCGTCTGCTGCTGGTCGCCGAACGGCATCACCGCAGGTTGGAGACGGTGATCGCGACGCTGCCCACCGATACCGGGCTGCTCGCGCCGGAAGATATATCTGCCGCGCAATAG
- the ilvA gene encoding threonine ammonia-lyase, which translates to MELLGLERIEASAAALAPVIRRTPVVSSRVLSERAGTEVRLKCENLQRTGSFKPRGAYFRIANLSARDRARGVVAASAGNHAQGVAWAAASLGIRSTVFMPVGASLPKLVATKAYGAEVRQVGETIDDSLDAATEFAEQTGATLIHPFDHADIVAGQATVALEIIEQMPEVGTVIVPTGGGGLLAGVAIALHHVAPRVRVIGVQAAAAAAWPDSLAAGKPVRVARMSTMADGIAVGLPGEVPFAHVAAHVPTMLTVGEDALSKALLLCLERAKLIVEPAGAAAVAALMSCAPEELGLQGPVCAILSGGNIDPMMLTRIIGHGLGAAGRYLAVRVTISDRPGALSGLLAVVGETGASVVDVVHSRTGGRLAVDEVEVSLTLETRGPTHRDDVLTALKNSGYTVRVED; encoded by the coding sequence ATGGAGTTGCTGGGACTGGAGCGGATCGAGGCGTCCGCGGCGGCATTGGCGCCGGTGATTCGGCGGACGCCGGTCGTATCGTCACGGGTGTTGTCCGAGCGGGCCGGGACCGAGGTTCGGCTCAAGTGTGAGAACTTGCAGCGCACCGGATCGTTCAAGCCGCGGGGAGCGTATTTCCGGATCGCGAATCTTTCGGCGCGGGACCGGGCGCGCGGCGTGGTCGCGGCAAGTGCGGGCAATCACGCACAGGGGGTTGCGTGGGCCGCGGCGTCATTGGGGATTCGGTCGACGGTGTTCATGCCGGTGGGTGCGTCGCTGCCGAAGCTGGTGGCCACCAAGGCTTATGGGGCCGAGGTGCGGCAGGTGGGTGAAACCATCGACGACTCGCTGGACGCGGCAACAGAATTCGCTGAGCAGACCGGTGCGACCTTGATCCATCCGTTCGACCACGCCGATATCGTGGCCGGGCAGGCGACGGTGGCGTTGGAGATCATCGAGCAGATGCCGGAGGTCGGGACGGTGATCGTGCCGACCGGCGGCGGTGGGCTACTGGCCGGGGTCGCCATCGCGCTGCATCACGTGGCCCCGCGGGTGCGCGTGATCGGGGTGCAGGCGGCAGCGGCGGCCGCGTGGCCGGATTCGCTGGCGGCGGGCAAGCCGGTGCGGGTCGCGCGGATGTCGACGATGGCCGACGGCATCGCGGTGGGACTGCCGGGAGAGGTGCCGTTCGCGCATGTCGCGGCGCATGTGCCGACAATGTTGACCGTCGGCGAGGACGCGCTGTCCAAGGCGCTGCTGCTGTGTCTGGAGCGTGCGAAACTGATCGTCGAACCCGCGGGTGCGGCGGCCGTGGCGGCCCTGATGAGTTGCGCGCCCGAGGAACTCGGCCTCCAGGGTCCGGTATGCGCGATCCTGTCCGGCGGCAATATCGACCCGATGATGCTGACCAGGATCATCGGCCACGGCCTGGGTGCCGCCGGCCGCTATCTGGCTGTGCGCGTGACGATTTCGGACCGGCCGGGTGCGCTGAGCGGGTTGCTCGCGGTGGTCGGCGAGACCGGTGCGAGCGTCGTCGATGTGGTGCACTCGCGGACCGGCGGCCGGCTCGCGGTGGATGAGGTCGAAGTATCGCTCACCCTGGAGACTCGGGGTCCGACACACCGCGACGATGTGCTCACCGCGCTGAAGAACTCGGGCTACACAGTGCGCGTTGAGGATTAG
- a CDS encoding aspartate/glutamate racemase family protein codes for MRIRVVNPNTTRVMTDTIEQCARAVTGQGTLLDAVTAEMGPASIESHYDEALSVPGILAAIQRGEREGVDGYVIACFGDPGLDAARELAGGPVIGIAEAAMHTASHLGRGFSVVTTLSRTIGRAEDLVERYGMRRFSRGIHACEIPVLALDTDPAARKIVTEACRDAVDTDGSDAIVLGCAGMADLCEHIREEIGVPVIDGVAAATLTVQSLITLGLRKSGRAEFAPPPPKPYSGLLRSFGANR; via the coding sequence ATGCGCATCCGGGTCGTCAACCCGAACACCACGCGGGTGATGACCGACACGATCGAGCAGTGTGCCCGGGCCGTCACGGGCCAGGGCACACTGCTCGACGCGGTCACCGCGGAGATGGGTCCGGCCTCGATCGAGAGCCACTATGACGAAGCCCTCAGCGTTCCAGGCATTCTCGCCGCGATTCAGCGTGGTGAACGGGAAGGCGTCGACGGCTACGTGATCGCCTGCTTCGGTGATCCGGGTCTGGACGCGGCTCGAGAACTGGCCGGCGGCCCGGTGATCGGTATCGCGGAGGCGGCGATGCACACGGCCAGCCACCTCGGCCGCGGCTTCAGTGTCGTCACCACATTGAGCCGCACCATCGGCCGCGCCGAGGATCTGGTGGAGCGCTATGGCATGCGACGTTTCAGTCGCGGCATCCACGCCTGTGAAATTCCGGTGCTCGCCCTGGACACCGATCCGGCGGCCCGCAAGATCGTCACCGAAGCCTGCCGCGACGCCGTCGACACCGACGGATCCGATGCCATCGTGCTCGGCTGCGCGGGCATGGCCGACCTGTGCGAGCACATTCGCGAGGAGATCGGCGTACCGGTCATCGACGGTGTCGCCGCGGCCACGCTGACCGTACAGTCGCTGATCACGCTCGGCCTGCGCAAGTCGGGGAGGGCAGAGTTCGCCCCACCACCACCGAAGCCCTACTCGGGACTTCTGCGATCCTTCGGCGCGAATCGTTGA